TTGGTGTGGTTGGCAAactttcttcatcaaaattaGGGTGATGTTTAATGTATTTCTAATGCTGTTTGTTTCTTGGAGTTGAATGTGATATTTATAGTATGCTGCCTTGCAGATTAGGTTGTGATTTCTTCCTAACTGCAATCACCTTAAACATAGGGGCTAGAAAATCCTAAATTACTTTTGAGTGTTATCACTAAAAATAGCACCTAAACAAATGATTAGTACATATCATATATGATAACTACGATTAGTGGTCACGTGAATTATAAATACTGGTTTGAGATTAGCATGAATCGGTTCGTGAGTTCCGCTAGGATCTTGAAGAATCAACACCCAGTTTGCAAGTTCGGTCCATGACTTGCTTAGTTGCTTATAATATGGGAGCCGATGACCAGAAATCTTTTTGGAGAATTTTAATACATAAGATATTGGTTGGGGCCTTTGTCTTCTTTTTATAATGAGCTCACTAGCCTCGCTATATTTGATCTATTCATTTGGGATGGGCCAATAATTTTCTTGAATCGCTGACTTGCTGGTCTAGAATGTGAACAGAAACACTTTTTTTGCAAAGTCGTTGAATAGAAAAAGTCAACTATGAAGAATGTAAAGGTCAGGTAAACATCTCCATCGCACAAGAGACGACTTCTTCAAACTGTTCGGCCCTCTTATTATGAGTTGAGAAGGTAATATCAGTGGCCCGAGCACGTTCACACATTTACATTACGACTTTTCATACACCATTTCACTATATTTAGGCATAACATCATTACTTCTTCCACCATTCtccaaacaaaaatcaaaatgttGACTCACGCTATTTCTAAACCCATCCTTGTAGTAACCATTCTAATAGTTCTACAAGCTTTCTGTACCACAACAAAGGCTCAAAACTGTGGTTGTTCGCCAGACCTATGTTGTAGTCAGTTCGGTTTCTGCGGTAACACTTCAGACTATTGTGGTGTAGGTTGTCAACAAGGGCCATGTTTTGCCCCTCCTCCTGCAAATGGTGTCTCGGTTGATGAAATTGTCACACAAGAATTCTTCAATGGAATCATCGACCAAGCTGAGTCTAGTTGCGCTGGTAATGGATTTTACAGCCGAGGAGCGTTTCTTGAGGCCTTAGAGTCATATTCCCGTTTCGCTAGGATTGGTTCGGTCGATGATTCCAGGCGTGAGATCGCAGCCTTCTTTGCCCATGTCACGCATGAAACTGGACGTAAGTATAACTTGATGGATcattttatattcatttttgttttatgatatacATGCATGATTGAACTACTTTGATGGTTTGTTTCAGATTTTTGCTACATAGAAGAAATAAACGGACCCTCAAGGGATTATTGCGACGAGAACGCAACGCAGTATCCATGCAATCCCAACAAAGGCTATTACGGCCGCGGACCGATCCAACTCTCTTGGAACTTCAACTACGGACCAGCTGGAACCGCCATTGGTTTTGACGGTCTCAATGCACCAGAAACAGTAGCTACGGATCCAGTCATATCCTTCAAGACCGCCTTGTGGTACTGGACCAATAGAGTTCAACCAGTTATCTCACAAGGCTTTGGTGCTACAATCCGAGCAATCAACGGCGCTTTGGAATGCGACGGAGCCAACTCAGCCACCGTTCAAGCCAGGGTTCGTTACTACACCGATTATTGTCGTCAGTTAGGTGTTGACCCCGGAAACAACCTCACTTGCTAACAAAAAAACATCTACTAGTAATCAATTTTATTTGTATACACATTACAGAAATAAAGACAATGCTAGCTAGTcaagaatgtaaaaaaaaaaaaagaatgtaatGACCCATTTATGTtgcactcttttttttttggatcaactATGTTACACTCTTTTGCTTCattttaattgatattttaagatttaattttgtttcagtttaatgattttttagatttttttttggcaagACTTTAATGTTATTTGGTGTTTTTGATCATTTATATTCTATTATCTAATTGTAATTGGTTATATTAGATatacttaataaaaaaaacaaaatgaataaaaaaattaacaacttCTTAGTATGTGCGCAAAAATCTTAAACACCAACTAATTTAAATGTAAGTAGATTTTTGGTcccttaattatataaaataacttGGTTAATGTTTTAATGTAGCGGCCTATGAGCTTGTTACATCATTTATTAGAAAGAGATGGAAATGATTTGTTGTGATCAACACCATAGTAATGAAGAAAGCCTTTGAAGACATGACCACTTATGGTTACAGTCGCTTGATAACCGATCTCTGCTTGTTCGTTGTTGCTTACCGCTGTTACTCTCGTCCGTTTAAAAACCGCCGGAGCTTCGATTTTCCCGGGCAATCTTTCCTTGAAGCTTGTCTCTACAGATTCCACACACAAAAAACATCCCAAATTCAGATCCAAAATGTTTTTCtcgattttcaatttttattaccTTGGCGAGAAGTGGTTGTCGGAACGATTAAGACACTTTTGGGTTTGTCGGAAGAATCGAGTTTGAGCTTCTTGTTCCTGtcggaagacgaagaagaagagcgGCTCACGGAGCGATGATGAGAAGAAGGAACCCACGTGCTCTTCACGTGAGTGGCACAGTTGTAGCCTCTGCTTTTGCAGCAAGTCCTACACCTTTCGAACAGACACTCTTTCTTTGCTCTGTTCCCACAATCTTTGCATACTTTCTCTTCAACGTTACTGTTCCTCGACGACTTGTTGTTAACGTCCGCCGCCGTGAAGTTTACCGGCGACGGAGACGGCTGCGTAATCTGCGACGGTGGTTGATTTAAGAAGAGGGTGTTTCGGAGGCCTAGCATGTAGTCTGGAGTACTGATTACGGCGGCGGAGACGGTGGAGGAGTGATCAGGGACGGTGGAGGCGACGGCGGAGAAAGGAGTTGATGATGGTGGAGGTTGATGGTGCTGTGGCCATGAGAAGAGAGAAGGTGGGTTAGCCACTGTGGAAGTAATTATAAAGCGCGTGGAGGTAGGAGCTAAGTTGTAGACTCGTAGGAGCGGTAGCTATGGAGGCTAGTGATTAGTAGTAACTAGTAActagtgagaaagagagagagagatatggcAGTGAAAGAAgagtgaaaaagaaaaggagttttattttcttttacaaaGTTTTGTGGTCACATGTTTGTAATGGTTAAAAAGTCAGCAAGAAAatgtaattattatattttca
The nucleotide sequence above comes from Brassica napus cultivar Da-Ae chromosome A9, Da-Ae, whole genome shotgun sequence. Encoded proteins:
- the LOC106413880 gene encoding protein SHI RELATED SEQUENCE 6-like yields the protein MLGLRNTLFLNQPPSQITQPSPSPVNFTAADVNNKSSRNSNVEEKVCKDCGNRAKKECLFERCRTCCKSRGYNCATHVKSTWVPSSHHRSVSRSSSSSSDRNKKLKLDSSDKPKSVLIVPTTTSRQETSFKERLPGKIEAPAVFKRTRVTAVSNNEQAEIGYQATVTISGHVFKGFLHYYGVDHNKSFPSLSNK
- the LOC106412099 gene encoding endochitinase EP3, which codes for MLTHAISKPILVVTILIVLQAFCTTTKAQNCGCSPDLCCSQFGFCGNTSDYCGVGCQQGPCFAPPPANGVSVDEIVTQEFFNGIIDQAESSCAGNGFYSRGAFLEALESYSRFARIGSVDDSRREIAAFFAHVTHETGHFCYIEEINGPSRDYCDENATQYPCNPNKGYYGRGPIQLSWNFNYGPAGTAIGFDGLNAPETVATDPVISFKTALWYWTNRVQPVISQGFGATIRAINGALECDGANSATVQARVRYYTDYCRQLGVDPGNNLTC